The proteins below come from a single Chitinophaga pinensis DSM 2588 genomic window:
- a CDS encoding SusC/RagA family TonB-linked outer membrane protein, with translation MKRASITGKSYLTVWVMIFFWAVTMPAQAQTQSDPGRKISGSVTAGETGTPVPGASITIKGTKRMTTTDGAGNFSIPAAPGEVINIASMGFITREFKVGNSATVNVVMQEDYRKLNDVVVVGYGKMKKTDQSSAQVSITSTEVNRTINTTIDQAIQGRAAGVYVTQNSGQPGGGISVNIRGVNTLSGTNEPLYVIDGVQMQPATVSYGATSSVNPLAGINPSDIESLEILQGPSATAVYGSRATNGVILVTTKRGKSGQMKLSYNYLYSLQDKPEAVNTMTLQQFAIMNNEIAQLLNRTPTPEFQNPGVLGKGTNWQDALFRTASLQKHQVNISGGASNTTYYMSGEYFDQEGVAIGSDFNRYSFRLNLDNQAFKWLKLSTSLNFYQTKEKLASTSEDVIRNAINLAPNIPVKNADGSWGGATENEYGSNAKYAPLNPVAIASLVSNDYKRTGGLGGATAEISIIKGLTFRTSFNGNFEYTDGSKFIPTYQLGYNVNEKASLAVSNGKNFYWNLNELLQYSRDIGKHSFSVMVSHEAQAWNYQGFSAQRVGFASNSIPSLNLGNALGQTTGSYKGSGALESYLGRVNYTYDNKYIVQLAGRADGSSNFGADDRWGYFPSVSVAWRLTGEEFMKSLPFINELKIRAEYGTTGNNGSGGAQFSSLTSVTTPWGAGFRTGQYGNSGLKWESTETKNIGFNMSVLKDRIQLEGDFYIKKTDNLLMPNPLPAYMGTQGEGAINAPIVNIGAMQNKGFGITLNTVNIDNKQGFSWRTNFNISSFKTKITKFYSDAAFLSRSAWFMNNFTSRSVIGDAPWQFYGYVAEGLFQSVDEINSSAIPAQSDGTRLPVAKDGGVWVGDIKYKDLNGDNIIDSRDQTFIGNPWPKLTFGLTNTFSWKGFDLSVLMTAAQGNDIFNYLRFENTNPNNINLGRNLLQESFNYARVGDVGGKTILENPGANVPRIVGTDVNGNGNRFTNLYVEDGSYIRIKNVQLGYNIPHALLRQQSVVKNIRLIAGVQNLATFTKYKGYDPEVGSYLGKEVQLSSQLIGVDAGRYPLTRLYSASVAVDF, from the coding sequence ATGAAACGAGCCAGTATTACTGGAAAATCGTACCTGACGGTATGGGTAATGATTTTCTTTTGGGCTGTCACTATGCCTGCGCAAGCACAAACCCAGTCTGACCCGGGACGAAAGATCTCCGGCAGCGTTACCGCCGGAGAAACAGGCACACCTGTTCCGGGGGCTTCAATTACTATTAAAGGGACAAAAAGAATGACCACAACTGACGGGGCAGGGAATTTTAGTATCCCGGCTGCTCCGGGAGAGGTAATTAATATTGCCTCCATGGGTTTCATTACCCGGGAATTCAAGGTAGGTAATTCCGCCACTGTGAATGTAGTGATGCAGGAAGATTACCGCAAACTGAATGACGTGGTGGTCGTCGGGTATGGTAAAATGAAGAAAACAGACCAGAGCAGTGCGCAGGTCTCCATTACCTCCACAGAAGTCAACCGTACCATCAATACCACCATCGACCAGGCTATACAGGGCCGTGCCGCCGGTGTGTATGTTACACAAAACTCCGGGCAACCGGGTGGTGGTATCTCCGTGAATATCCGTGGTGTTAATACCCTCAGCGGTACCAATGAACCGCTGTATGTCATCGATGGGGTACAGATGCAACCGGCTACGGTGTCTTATGGAGCGACCAGTTCTGTTAATCCGCTGGCAGGGATCAATCCTTCGGATATAGAGTCCTTAGAGATACTGCAAGGACCTTCTGCCACTGCGGTATATGGTTCCCGGGCCACCAATGGGGTGATCCTGGTGACTACCAAAAGAGGGAAGTCCGGACAGATGAAACTGTCTTATAACTATCTCTATTCGCTGCAGGACAAACCGGAGGCAGTCAATACCATGACATTGCAACAGTTTGCCATCATGAACAATGAAATAGCCCAGTTGCTGAACCGTACCCCTACACCGGAATTTCAGAATCCCGGTGTGTTAGGGAAGGGGACGAACTGGCAGGATGCCCTGTTCCGTACTGCTTCATTACAGAAGCACCAGGTGAATATCAGCGGAGGCGCCAGCAATACCACCTATTATATGTCAGGCGAGTATTTTGACCAGGAAGGGGTGGCAATCGGTTCTGATTTCAACCGTTACTCTTTCCGCCTGAACCTGGATAACCAGGCTTTCAAATGGCTGAAGCTGAGTACGTCCCTGAACTTCTATCAGACGAAGGAAAAACTGGCGTCTACCAGTGAAGACGTAATCAGAAATGCCATTAACCTGGCCCCTAATATTCCCGTGAAAAATGCAGATGGCAGCTGGGGCGGTGCTACGGAAAATGAGTATGGTTCCAATGCGAAATATGCGCCGCTGAATCCTGTTGCAATCGCCAGTCTTGTGAGCAATGATTATAAACGTACCGGTGGACTGGGCGGCGCTACTGCCGAAATCTCGATCATAAAAGGACTGACCTTCCGCACCAGCTTTAACGGGAATTTCGAATATACAGATGGCAGCAAGTTTATTCCTACCTATCAGTTAGGTTATAATGTCAATGAGAAAGCTTCGCTCGCAGTATCCAACGGAAAGAACTTCTACTGGAACCTGAACGAATTACTGCAATACTCCCGTGATATCGGTAAGCATAGTTTCAGTGTGATGGTGAGCCACGAGGCACAGGCATGGAACTATCAGGGTTTCTCTGCACAGCGTGTAGGATTCGCCAGCAACAGTATCCCTTCTCTCAACCTGGGTAATGCCTTAGGACAAACAACGGGTAGTTACAAAGGATCGGGTGCACTTGAATCTTATCTCGGCCGTGTTAACTACACGTACGATAACAAGTATATCGTCCAACTGGCTGGCAGAGCAGATGGTTCCTCCAACTTTGGTGCAGATGACAGATGGGGATATTTTCCTTCTGTATCGGTAGCCTGGCGTCTGACAGGGGAGGAATTTATGAAATCATTACCCTTTATCAACGAACTGAAGATCCGTGCAGAATATGGTACGACCGGTAACAATGGTAGCGGTGGTGCACAGTTCTCTTCCCTGACTTCTGTGACTACGCCATGGGGCGCAGGTTTCCGTACCGGACAGTATGGTAACTCCGGACTCAAATGGGAATCCACCGAAACAAAGAACATCGGTTTTAACATGAGTGTATTAAAAGACCGTATACAACTGGAAGGTGATTTCTATATCAAGAAAACTGACAACCTGCTGATGCCTAATCCATTGCCTGCCTATATGGGTACACAGGGAGAAGGCGCTATCAATGCTCCAATTGTAAATATCGGGGCGATGCAGAACAAAGGTTTTGGTATTACACTGAATACGGTTAATATAGATAACAAACAGGGTTTCAGCTGGAGGACCAATTTCAATATCTCTTCTTTCAAAACAAAGATCACGAAGTTCTATTCTGATGCTGCTTTCCTGTCAAGGTCTGCCTGGTTCATGAATAACTTTACCTCCCGTTCTGTGATCGGCGATGCGCCCTGGCAGTTCTATGGTTATGTCGCAGAAGGACTGTTTCAGTCTGTCGATGAAATCAACAGCAGCGCTATTCCTGCACAATCTGACGGTACCCGTTTACCTGTGGCTAAAGACGGTGGCGTATGGGTGGGCGATATCAAATACAAAGACCTGAATGGGGATAATATCATCGATTCACGTGATCAGACATTTATCGGTAACCCCTGGCCAAAGCTGACTTTTGGTTTGACAAATACTTTTTCATGGAAAGGATTTGACCTGAGTGTATTGATGACCGCTGCACAGGGCAATGACATCTTCAATTATCTCCGTTTTGAGAATACGAATCCGAATAATATCAATCTCGGCCGGAACTTGTTACAGGAATCATTTAATTATGCACGCGTCGGAGATGTAGGTGGTAAGACCATCTTAGAGAATCCCGGCGCCAATGTACCCAGGATTGTAGGCACAGATGTAAACGGTAACGGCAACCGTTTTACGAACCTCTATGTAGAAGACGGATCTTATATCCGCATTAAGAATGTACAGTTAGGATATAACATTCCACATGCATTACTGAGACAACAGTCTGTCGTTAAAAACATCCGCCTGATCGCAGGTGTACAGAACCTGGCCACTTTCACCAAATACAAAGGATACGATCCTGAAGTAGGTTCTTATCTCGGTAAGGAAGTGCAGCTGAGCAGTCAGCTGATTGGTGTGGATGCCGGTCGCTATCCATTGACCCGCTTGTATAGCGCAAGTGTGGCGGTTGATTTTTAA
- a CDS encoding two-component regulator propeller domain-containing protein — MKNLLLPLLLLVSYAYAQPSYQFSSLDVNNGLSNNQVNSIYKDARGFMWFGTMSGLNRYDGYAFKTFRHSAEPGVINDDYITGIYPAPNNQLFIRTRNGDNFYNPVTEQFSDATTWLKKKGLSEYGITSVAQTGRNWWIAYNDARLYKTDSTGRTTKILLPDRANAAIADLQGEGDKLLVILYLNGDVEKLDIASNKIIYRNSNIRKYIGKPPLALRIFIDAAKDMWVYMPGSDFGVAYLNRTDGKVKMLSSKTGALNNDIVNSIVEDDKHFIWIGTDHGGINLIDKNNNFKSRFLVNKEGDLKTIAENAVYALYKDNFGIIWCGTYKRGLSYFTENMVKFPLYKHSHADNNSLSYNDVNCFAEDEKGNIWIGTNGGGLIYFDRVNQTFKRFQHDPSNDNSISKDVIVSLYVNNYNDLWIGYYFGGMDFYSNGRFNHYRHEEDDPNSLANKSVWKIYRDQRNNFWVGTLGGGLDRFDPGNGIFYHNNVNMPASVHSNYISGFAEDNRGNLWIATAYGIDVLDNSKGVFVHYLSSTHQLSNDNVSSLLYDKRGHMWAGTRAGLNVFDEKVQQFRSFTVKDGLPDNNIITMLEDNEGYLWASTSNGLSRIAVKDGPEGLSISCRNYDDKDGLQSKAFNVNAAFKLSTGELIFGGADGFNLFDPSSLPRNNTRPDVVFTGLRLFDRNIEVNAKVHDRVLLPEALSVTKEIVLKHNENDFSLEFAALNFINTEKNKYAYRLDQFNDNWLIADGSTRRITYTNINPGTYTLQVKAANEDGFWNEEGISLKIIVKPPFWKTPLAYIIYVLLTVAILLLLRRSVIRRAHKRFTLEQERQEARRMHEMDMMKIRLFTNLSHEFRTPVSLILSPLEEIMQQSGEQKEKGKFQLIYRNAKRLLILVNQLMDFRKMEMQELRLNPTWGDIAVFIREVTFSFADLAERKQILFSYKSNAPHVYTYFDNDKIERILFNLLSNAFKFTPSGGAVHVEVNSNKDEQEKTWLEMKVRDTGIGIPEERHEKVFEQFFQSDMPGGLMNRGSGIGLAITREFVKLNNGTITVESEVNKGSCFTVRLPLETCEQPEVADEPQEGVKDQLLTEDPLFAEELPEELSEEELATDTQRQTVLLIEDNEDFRFYLKENLKDCYHIIEGADGIAGWQKTLSGHPDLVMSDVNMSGMNGIDLCRKIKNDPRTKHIPVILVTAAAGEQEQLRGLEAGAADYLVKPFNFEIMLSRVRNLLARPLPAKHQVSLPELQNAENEASPNEKFLRRVLEIVEQNLSNAGFSVEELSRELYMNRVSLYRRIFNLTGQTPVEFIRMIRIKRAAQLLSKTEMNVTEVAYEVGFNNPKYFAKYFKMAYNMLPSAYATAARK; from the coding sequence ATGAAAAATTTGCTGCTTCCACTGTTATTGCTGGTAAGCTATGCCTATGCACAGCCATCCTACCAGTTCTCTTCTTTAGATGTGAACAATGGTTTATCCAATAACCAGGTAAATTCCATTTATAAAGATGCCAGGGGATTTATGTGGTTTGGTACCATGAGCGGATTAAACCGTTATGACGGTTATGCGTTTAAAACATTCCGGCATAGTGCAGAACCTGGCGTTATTAACGACGACTACATCACCGGTATCTATCCCGCACCGAATAATCAGCTTTTTATCAGAACAAGGAACGGGGACAATTTCTATAATCCGGTCACAGAACAGTTCTCCGATGCGACTACCTGGCTGAAGAAAAAAGGTTTGTCTGAATACGGCATCACCAGTGTCGCACAAACAGGCCGCAACTGGTGGATCGCTTATAATGATGCCCGGTTATACAAAACAGACAGCACCGGCCGTACCACTAAAATATTACTGCCGGATAGGGCCAATGCGGCTATTGCCGATCTGCAGGGGGAAGGAGACAAGCTGCTGGTTATCCTTTATCTGAACGGAGATGTGGAAAAACTGGACATTGCCAGTAATAAGATTATCTATCGCAATTCCAATATCAGGAAATACATCGGTAAACCTCCCTTAGCCCTGCGCATCTTCATAGACGCAGCAAAGGATATGTGGGTGTATATGCCGGGAAGTGATTTCGGGGTGGCTTATCTGAACCGGACGGATGGTAAAGTGAAAATGCTATCCAGTAAAACAGGGGCTTTGAACAATGATATTGTCAATAGTATTGTGGAAGACGATAAACATTTCATCTGGATTGGTACAGATCACGGAGGAATTAACCTGATTGATAAGAATAACAATTTTAAGTCCCGCTTTCTTGTGAATAAAGAAGGCGATCTGAAGACCATTGCAGAGAATGCCGTCTATGCACTCTACAAAGATAATTTCGGCATTATCTGGTGTGGCACCTACAAAAGAGGACTTAGTTATTTCACTGAGAATATGGTGAAATTTCCCTTGTATAAGCATAGCCATGCTGATAATAACAGCCTGAGTTATAATGATGTCAATTGCTTTGCAGAAGATGAAAAAGGGAATATCTGGATTGGTACGAATGGCGGCGGACTGATTTACTTCGACCGTGTCAATCAGACCTTCAAACGCTTTCAGCATGATCCTTCCAATGATAACAGCATCAGCAAAGATGTGATCGTCAGTCTCTATGTGAATAACTACAATGATCTCTGGATCGGTTATTATTTCGGAGGAATGGACTTCTACAGCAACGGACGTTTTAACCATTATCGCCATGAGGAGGATGATCCGAATAGTCTGGCGAATAAGTCCGTCTGGAAGATATACCGTGATCAGCGGAACAATTTCTGGGTAGGTACCCTGGGCGGAGGACTGGACCGGTTTGATCCTGGTAATGGCATCTTCTATCACAACAATGTCAATATGCCGGCATCCGTTCATTCCAATTATATCTCCGGATTCGCAGAAGACAACAGGGGGAACCTGTGGATCGCCACTGCCTATGGTATTGACGTGCTGGATAATTCAAAAGGCGTCTTTGTACACTATCTCAGTTCCACCCATCAACTGAGTAATGATAATGTCAGTTCGCTGCTCTATGACAAACGAGGGCATATGTGGGCAGGTACCCGTGCCGGTCTGAATGTATTTGATGAAAAAGTACAGCAATTCAGATCGTTTACGGTGAAGGACGGTCTGCCGGATAATAACATCATCACCATGCTGGAGGATAATGAAGGGTATCTATGGGCGAGTACTTCCAACGGACTTAGCCGGATCGCGGTAAAGGATGGCCCGGAAGGACTCAGCATCAGCTGTCGGAATTACGATGATAAAGACGGTTTGCAAAGCAAGGCATTCAATGTGAATGCGGCATTTAAACTCAGTACCGGCGAACTTATCTTCGGTGGTGCTGATGGGTTTAACCTGTTTGATCCTTCTTCTCTGCCACGGAATAATACACGTCCTGATGTGGTATTTACCGGACTCCGTTTATTCGACCGTAATATTGAAGTCAATGCAAAAGTGCATGACAGGGTATTGTTGCCGGAAGCCTTATCTGTCACCAAAGAAATTGTGCTTAAACATAATGAAAACGATTTTTCGCTTGAATTTGCCGCACTGAATTTTATCAATACGGAGAAGAATAAATATGCGTATCGCCTGGATCAGTTTAATGATAACTGGTTGATCGCAGATGGCAGCACCCGGCGTATTACCTATACCAATATCAATCCCGGTACTTATACCTTACAGGTGAAGGCGGCCAATGAAGATGGTTTTTGGAATGAAGAGGGCATTTCACTGAAGATTATTGTAAAACCGCCTTTCTGGAAAACGCCGCTGGCCTATATCATCTATGTACTTTTGACCGTGGCCATATTATTACTGCTGCGCCGTAGTGTGATCAGAAGGGCGCATAAGCGCTTTACACTGGAACAGGAAAGACAGGAAGCCAGGCGTATGCATGAAATGGATATGATGAAGATCCGTCTGTTTACAAACCTTAGTCATGAGTTCAGAACACCGGTCTCCCTGATCCTGTCACCACTGGAAGAGATTATGCAGCAAAGCGGTGAACAAAAAGAGAAAGGTAAGTTCCAGCTGATCTACCGGAATGCAAAACGATTATTGATACTGGTGAATCAACTAATGGATTTCCGGAAGATGGAAATGCAGGAGCTGCGTTTAAACCCTACCTGGGGCGATATAGCTGTGTTTATCCGGGAAGTAACTTTTTCATTCGCTGATCTGGCAGAAAGGAAACAGATCCTCTTCTCCTATAAAAGCAATGCTCCGCATGTCTATACCTATTTCGACAATGATAAAATAGAAAGGATCCTGTTTAATCTCCTGTCCAATGCTTTTAAGTTTACGCCAAGCGGCGGAGCGGTGCATGTGGAGGTAAACAGTAATAAAGATGAACAAGAGAAGACCTGGCTGGAAATGAAAGTAAGAGATACCGGTATCGGCATCCCTGAGGAAAGACATGAAAAGGTATTTGAACAGTTTTTCCAGAGTGATATGCCGGGAGGGTTGATGAACAGGGGGAGTGGTATCGGACTAGCTATTACCCGTGAATTTGTGAAACTGAATAATGGAACGATCACCGTAGAGAGCGAGGTGAATAAAGGCAGCTGTTTTACGGTAAGACTGCCTTTAGAGACCTGTGAACAGCCGGAGGTGGCAGACGAGCCGCAGGAAGGCGTAAAAGACCAGCTATTGACAGAAGATCCCCTGTTCGCGGAAGAGCTGCCGGAAGAACTGTCAGAAGAGGAGCTGGCCACCGATACCCAACGGCAAACCGTCCTCCTGATAGAAGACAATGAAGACTTCCGTTTTTACCTGAAGGAGAACCTGAAAGACTGTTATCATATTATAGAAGGAGCAGATGGTATTGCCGGCTGGCAGAAAACCCTGTCAGGGCATCCGGATCTGGTCATGAGTGATGTGAATATGTCGGGCATGAACGGAATTGACCTGTGCAGGAAGATCAAAAATGACCCGCGGACCAAACATATCCCTGTCATCCTGGTAACGGCAGCTGCCGGAGAACAGGAACAGCTCCGCGGACTGGAAGCCGGGGCAGCCGATTACCTGGTAAAACCTTTCAATTTTGAGATCATGTTATCCAGGGTACGTAATCTGCTGGCCAGACCATTGCCGGCGAAACATCAGGTGAGTCTGCCGGAACTGCAAAACGCTGAAAATGAGGCATCCCCTAATGAGAAGTTCCTCCGTCGGGTGCTGGAAATAGTAGAACAGAATCTGTCCAATGCCGGGTTCTCCGTAGAAGAACTTAGCCGGGAACTTTATATGAACCGGGTCTCCCTGTATCGTCGTATTTTCAACCTGACCGGTCAGACGCCGGTAGAGTTTATACGTATGATCCGTATCAAAAGGGCTGCACAGTTATTATCTAAAACCGAAATGAACGTTACCGAGGTCGCCTATGAGGTAGGATTCAACAACCCGAAATACTTCGCCAAGTACTTCAAAATGGCTTATAATATGCTGCCCTCTGCCTATGCAACCGCGGCCCGAAAGTAG
- a CDS encoding RNA polymerase sigma factor, with protein sequence MQSQEQDISLLIEGCLANNRKAQEQLYRLFYSFAMSIAMRYARSEADAADIMSHAFVKIFKSMHTYDATKGTMYAWIKRIVANEGIDYIKSQNKFNPIELEDAMAPSIDNSVIARLEAEDIMATIKKLPPATHAVFILYVMEGHTHKEIAVKLNISEGTSKWHLSEARKILKQTLQLQTG encoded by the coding sequence TTGCAAAGCCAGGAGCAGGACATATCACTCCTTATTGAAGGCTGCCTTGCCAATAACCGCAAGGCGCAGGAACAGCTTTACCGGCTGTTCTACAGCTTTGCTATGTCTATCGCGATGCGTTATGCAAGAAGTGAAGCAGATGCGGCAGATATCATGAGCCATGCATTTGTGAAGATCTTCAAAAGTATGCACACCTATGATGCAACAAAAGGGACCATGTATGCATGGATCAAACGGATTGTCGCCAATGAAGGCATAGATTATATTAAAAGTCAGAATAAGTTCAACCCTATCGAACTGGAAGATGCTATGGCGCCGTCTATCGATAACTCCGTTATCGCCAGGCTGGAAGCTGAAGATATCATGGCTACCATTAAAAAACTACCACCTGCCACCCACGCGGTGTTTATACTATATGTCATGGAGGGGCATACCCACAAAGAAATAGCCGTCAAACTAAACATCAGCGAAGGCACCAGTAAATGGCACCTGAGCGAAGCCAGAAAAATACTTAAACAAACATTACAGTTACAAACTGGATGA
- a CDS encoding alpha/beta fold hydrolase, whose amino-acid sequence MAHATTTPSATQGVDISNVEYKTLTIEGQEIFYREAGSPKNPTILLLHGYPTSSFMFRNLITALSGKYHLIAPDYPGFGNSSMPLVAEFEYTFDHLADIVDQFITAKGLTKYSLYVMDYGAPVGYRIATRHPERVQALLVQNGNAYEEGLSPFWDPIRAFWADPQNEAHINGMKATSQLDFTKWQYLTGVRDAAKISPDTWVHDQSKLDRPGNVDIQLALFYSYSSNPKRYPEWQEFFRKYQPPTLITWGANDEIFPASGAKAYLKDLPDAELHLLDTGHFALEEDGTVITSLIDDFLTRNVK is encoded by the coding sequence ATGGCACACGCAACAACTACACCGTCTGCTACACAAGGCGTAGACATCAGCAATGTTGAGTATAAAACACTGACTATCGAAGGACAGGAGATTTTCTACCGTGAGGCAGGTTCGCCAAAGAATCCGACCATCCTGCTGCTGCATGGATATCCGACTTCTTCCTTCATGTTCCGCAACCTCATTACAGCATTGTCTGGAAAATATCACCTGATTGCTCCTGACTATCCTGGTTTTGGTAACAGTAGTATGCCACTGGTGGCTGAATTCGAATATACTTTCGATCACCTGGCTGATATCGTAGACCAGTTTATTACGGCAAAGGGACTGACAAAATACAGTCTGTATGTAATGGACTATGGCGCACCTGTCGGTTATCGTATTGCCACCAGACACCCTGAACGCGTACAGGCTTTACTCGTACAGAATGGTAATGCATATGAAGAAGGTTTATCTCCTTTCTGGGATCCTATCAGGGCTTTCTGGGCTGACCCGCAGAATGAAGCACACATCAATGGTATGAAAGCCACTTCACAGCTGGATTTTACAAAATGGCAGTACCTGACAGGTGTAAGAGACGCCGCTAAGATCAGTCCGGATACCTGGGTACACGATCAGAGTAAACTGGACCGCCCCGGTAACGTAGACATACAACTGGCTTTATTCTACTCTTATAGCAGCAATCCTAAACGCTATCCTGAATGGCAGGAATTCTTCCGCAAATATCAGCCGCCAACCCTGATCACCTGGGGCGCTAACGATGAAATCTTCCCTGCCAGTGGTGCAAAAGCTTATCTGAAAGATCTGCCAGATGCAGAATTACATTTACTGGATACCGGTCACTTCGCACTGGAAGAAGATGGTACTGTGATCACTTCCCTGATCGATGATTTTCTGACAAGGAATGTGAAATAG
- a CDS encoding TetR/AcrR family transcriptional regulator, with the protein MAGRPKIFDEKEVVEKAVDVFWKKGYEAASADELLAAMGIGKGSFYLAFKGGKKELYEKSLKQFSDTYDKQLSRDLAASKDQVQFIRDFFMSLADDPTAKIMKGCYLGNALVQLSDGDKDTKLVAAELLTRTEHIFTAVIRKAQEEKAIKNTARPEVIGKYLINLWNGVNITRRSNPDHEDLREMLEMSLQVLN; encoded by the coding sequence ATGGCAGGCAGACCAAAAATATTTGACGAGAAAGAGGTAGTGGAGAAGGCGGTCGACGTATTCTGGAAAAAAGGATATGAGGCTGCGTCTGCAGATGAATTACTGGCTGCAATGGGTATCGGAAAGGGAAGTTTTTACCTGGCCTTTAAAGGCGGTAAAAAGGAGTTATATGAGAAATCCCTGAAGCAGTTTTCCGATACTTATGACAAACAGTTATCCCGTGATCTGGCGGCCAGTAAAGACCAGGTACAGTTCATCAGGGATTTCTTTATGTCGCTGGCAGATGATCCGACGGCGAAGATCATGAAAGGTTGTTATCTGGGGAATGCACTGGTGCAGTTATCAGATGGCGATAAGGATACAAAACTCGTAGCAGCGGAACTGCTGACAAGAACAGAGCATATCTTCACTGCCGTGATCAGAAAAGCACAGGAAGAAAAGGCTATAAAGAATACAGCAAGACCCGAGGTGATTGGTAAATACCTGATCAATCTGTGGAATGGTGTGAATATTACCAGAAGAAGTAACCCGGATCATGAAGACCTGAGAGAGATGCTTGAAATGAGTCTCCAGGTATTGAATTAA
- a CDS encoding NAD(P)H-dependent flavin oxidoreductase, which yields MMEWKNELSALLNIDYPIIQAPMLGITTPEMVAAVAEKGGLGSLPVGGLSPDRTRELIRKTKSLTAKPFAVNLFTNGVPDYSRADAEAMQDFLEAFSKENQLGFERLSLDALRFYSYKEQIDILIAEAIPVVSFTFGIPDAESMTALKQKGIVLVGTATSVQEAVLVEKAGADAVVAQGIEAGGHRGSFLDDEPLPMVGTFVLVPEIVAHVKIPVIAAGGIRGGSTIRAAFQLGAKAVQIGTAFIASQESLAIASYKTALPKAQVTDSALTRAFSGRWARGIRNQFMDTVEASGLKIPPYPIQNSITAGLRAKAQQADRKEFTNMWAGQASAGAENRSSADIFLQLVAQAEGL from the coding sequence ATGATGGAATGGAAAAATGAATTGTCAGCCTTACTCAATATTGACTACCCCATTATCCAGGCCCCGATGCTGGGCATTACGACGCCGGAGATGGTGGCAGCCGTTGCAGAAAAAGGCGGCCTGGGTTCTCTGCCCGTAGGAGGTTTATCTCCGGACAGGACGAGGGAACTTATCCGTAAGACAAAATCACTGACAGCTAAGCCGTTTGCCGTTAATCTTTTTACGAATGGTGTACCTGACTATAGTCGCGCAGATGCGGAAGCAATGCAGGATTTCCTGGAAGCATTTTCAAAGGAGAATCAGCTGGGTTTTGAACGTTTGTCACTGGATGCACTCCGGTTTTACAGTTACAAAGAACAGATCGATATCCTCATAGCGGAAGCCATCCCTGTCGTCAGTTTTACCTTCGGCATTCCGGATGCGGAAAGTATGACTGCATTAAAGCAAAAAGGGATTGTGCTGGTGGGTACTGCTACTTCCGTACAGGAGGCGGTACTGGTAGAAAAGGCAGGTGCGGATGCTGTGGTTGCACAGGGCATTGAAGCGGGTGGACACAGGGGGAGTTTCCTGGATGATGAACCTTTACCGATGGTGGGTACGTTTGTCCTGGTACCGGAGATAGTAGCTCATGTAAAGATCCCTGTTATTGCAGCAGGAGGGATCAGAGGCGGCAGTACCATCAGGGCTGCATTCCAGCTGGGGGCAAAAGCGGTGCAGATCGGGACGGCTTTTATTGCCAGTCAGGAGAGTCTGGCCATTGCCTCCTATAAAACAGCCCTTCCGAAGGCACAGGTGACTGATAGCGCCCTTACCCGCGCTTTCTCCGGACGGTGGGCAAGGGGTATCAGAAATCAGTTTATGGACACAGTAGAAGCCTCAGGATTGAAGATCCCTCCATACCCTATACAAAATAGCATAACGGCCGGTTTGAGGGCTAAAGCGCAGCAGGCTGACAGGAAGGAGTTCACGAACATGTGGGCTGGTCAGGCGTCAGCGGGAGCTGAGAACAGGTCTTCAGCGGATATTTTCCTTCAGCTGGTTGCCCAGGCGGAAGGATTGTGA